A stretch of Chthonomonas sp. DNA encodes these proteins:
- a CDS encoding glycosyltransferase family 4 protein has product MTERPLQIALVGFGLLPIPPTGWGAVESILWEMHERLTARGHTVHIVNERKRKAFRALMNLPKLDFIHCHNDRAVSRVMAAGILKRARVIATSHHAWHWGALPNDSRRLLRMTSYAPFQLPLTDRCGHEIRRKNPFAKIAVQPNGCEVSQFRFQPSGNCRAICVGRIESRKRQDWIVRALAESKVECDFVGPIRDALLPDGRNYLGEWTREQLRERLTEYSALVLVSTAEGQPLVVPEALAAGLSVVVTRPAAENLDLSKPFVHLLEQEGDLQPTIERAIQGQDTLRQDARKYAEGTFDWEILMDRYERQLQLWRSGRGSSS; this is encoded by the coding sequence ATGACCGAGCGTCCGCTGCAGATTGCCCTCGTAGGGTTCGGCTTGTTACCCATCCCGCCCACGGGGTGGGGGGCTGTGGAGAGCATTCTCTGGGAAATGCACGAACGGCTCACTGCGCGCGGACATACGGTCCACATCGTGAACGAACGAAAGCGAAAGGCGTTCCGAGCGTTGATGAACCTGCCGAAGCTCGATTTCATCCATTGCCATAACGACCGCGCGGTTAGCCGGGTGATGGCGGCGGGCATCCTCAAGCGGGCCAGAGTCATTGCTACTTCGCACCACGCTTGGCATTGGGGGGCTCTTCCAAACGACTCGCGCCGCTTACTGCGCATGACAAGCTACGCGCCATTCCAACTGCCGCTGACCGATCGGTGCGGACATGAAATCCGGCGAAAAAACCCGTTTGCAAAGATTGCGGTGCAGCCCAACGGTTGCGAGGTAAGCCAGTTCCGATTTCAGCCATCGGGAAATTGCCGCGCTATTTGCGTTGGGCGTATTGAGAGCCGCAAACGACAGGATTGGATCGTCCGTGCACTTGCCGAAAGCAAAGTGGAGTGCGATTTCGTCGGTCCCATCCGCGATGCGCTTTTGCCGGACGGTAGGAACTACTTGGGAGAGTGGACCCGTGAGCAGCTTCGCGAACGACTTACGGAGTACTCGGCACTCGTCCTCGTATCCACTGCCGAAGGTCAACCGCTGGTCGTCCCAGAAGCGCTGGCCGCCGGACTGTCCGTGGTCGTCACCCGGCCGGCCGCAGAAAACCTGGATCTCAGCAAACCGTTCGTGCATCTCTTAGAGCAGGAAGGCGACCTGCAACCCACGATCGAGAGAGCGATTCAGGGCCAAGACACCCTCCGGCAGGACGCCCGGAAGTATGCTGAGGGCACATTCGACTGGGAGATTTTGATGGACCGGTACGAACGCCAGCTTCAACTATGGCGTAGCGGCAGGGGGTCCAGTTCGTAA
- a CDS encoding ABC transporter permease, which yields MNFLESFRIALGMLRLHKLRAFLTMLGVIIGVMSVTIIVMISNGFQSYIKSQFAKIGSDTLFLTFEPWRLKDADRQGSIEGLKLDDIKYITDRVPEIEVASGFREAGRQDVTFGEKKSKSVRINASDAEFTTLNRVTLLSGRFLNRADLDARANVAVISEDVSKELFGGASPIGNRIGMNGISLEVVGVSEPLELMGDRNTKTVFMPLTTANQKWIGGDSVDAILMRPKDGYDPNKVMDKIWRLLMARTGNKAVYSLDSSANVMKVFQGIIGVAGALLAGIAALSLLVGGIGIMNIMLVSVTERTREIGLRKAVGAKRSAVLLQFLIEAGTLSLIGGLIGMSIAWLMGQGVTALTVAKGFPSKDGLALPFPLVAAIGASMFSAAIGVVFGFFPAVSAAKLDPIVALRTE from the coding sequence ATGAACTTCCTTGAGAGCTTCCGAATTGCCCTCGGCATGCTACGGCTGCACAAGTTGCGTGCATTCCTTACCATGCTTGGAGTGATCATCGGTGTGATGAGTGTGACGATCATCGTCATGATCTCAAACGGGTTTCAAAGCTACATCAAGTCTCAGTTTGCAAAGATCGGCTCGGACACCCTCTTCCTGACGTTTGAGCCCTGGAGGCTGAAGGATGCCGATCGTCAAGGATCGATCGAGGGGTTGAAGCTCGATGACATCAAGTACATCACTGATCGCGTTCCCGAAATCGAAGTCGCCTCAGGCTTCCGAGAAGCTGGCCGCCAAGATGTCACCTTCGGTGAGAAGAAGTCGAAATCGGTACGGATAAACGCCTCCGATGCAGAATTCACAACACTGAACCGGGTGACACTCCTGTCGGGCAGGTTCTTGAACCGCGCGGACCTGGATGCCCGAGCGAACGTTGCCGTCATCAGCGAAGACGTCTCGAAAGAACTCTTTGGGGGCGCAAGTCCCATCGGCAACCGGATCGGAATGAACGGCATCTCGCTGGAGGTCGTGGGCGTCAGCGAACCGCTTGAGCTGATGGGAGACCGCAACACCAAGACCGTCTTCATGCCGCTCACGACCGCAAACCAAAAGTGGATTGGCGGCGACAGCGTGGATGCGATCCTCATGCGCCCGAAGGATGGCTACGATCCCAACAAGGTCATGGACAAAATTTGGCGACTCCTGATGGCGAGGACCGGGAACAAGGCCGTCTACTCGCTCGATTCGAGCGCCAACGTGATGAAGGTCTTCCAGGGGATCATCGGCGTGGCGGGAGCGCTCCTCGCGGGAATCGCGGCGCTGTCCCTGCTCGTCGGCGGCATCGGCATCATGAACATCATGCTCGTCTCGGTGACGGAGCGCACGCGCGAGATTGGTCTGCGCAAGGCGGTCGGCGCAAAGCGATCGGCTGTGTTGCTCCAGTTCCTGATCGAGGCGGGAACGCTCAGTCTGATCGGTGGTCTCATCGGGATGTCGATCGCATGGCTCATGGGCCAGGGTGTGACGGCGCTGACCGTCGCAAAGGGGTTCCCCAGCAAGGACGGTTTGGCGCTGCCATTCCCGTTGGTTGCCGCCATCGGGGCGAGCATGTTCTCCGCGGCGATTGGAGTGGTGTTCGGCTTCTTCCCTGCCGTCAGTGCGGCCAAGCTCGACCCCATCGTCGCGCTTCGCACTGAATAA
- a CDS encoding efflux RND transporter periplasmic adaptor subunit, with translation MKRTLFVVAGILGVVILFGVMALNGAKRAKEAAALKGKEGHTVARGDIRVQVIETGTIDALLAVEVKSQVSGRLAKLLVKEGDLVTKGQLIAVIDPQETRNRVEGELAQLRGAQSSVKRSSIEMEQRRVTAAAAYDRAKLRVAQLESELKIQPTLTKSAISQAEASYKSALQARDELVKVRQPNERAAVESALQDAMASRDNAQSELARRKTQYDKGYISLRDYQDAQLNESLSQNKVVNAQARYDRLKQEEQLALARAEETIKQSRAELDRANANRIQDSTKRQDYQTALASLRDAQAALRDPEAMAQSVRQSQATAEQIQNSLRESQRLLGETEIRSPIDGIVTKKLVQEGELVTSIGGFSSGSPIVKIEDRHQMLVRLDINEIDVARLKLKMGAKITVDAVPNSEFTGVVTKLAPTSNDPAAGASSAVVKYKVEITFDKVDDRLKSGMNAKCTVTTLERKNVVVCPIEYVGKDDKGRFVMLAAKDAKGKPVRKDVTVGAESGAQLEVLSGLKGGESLVKPDYKGPERLGAFSGGD, from the coding sequence ATGAAGCGAACTCTCTTTGTCGTTGCTGGCATTCTTGGCGTTGTAATCCTTTTCGGCGTGATGGCACTCAATGGTGCCAAGAGGGCCAAGGAGGCCGCGGCCCTAAAGGGCAAAGAAGGCCACACCGTCGCGCGCGGCGATATCCGGGTCCAAGTAATCGAAACCGGCACGATCGACGCGCTCCTGGCCGTCGAGGTGAAGAGCCAGGTGTCCGGCCGGCTGGCCAAGCTCCTCGTGAAGGAAGGCGACCTTGTGACGAAGGGGCAGCTGATCGCGGTGATCGACCCACAGGAGACTCGCAACCGGGTCGAAGGCGAGCTCGCACAGCTCCGCGGCGCACAAAGCTCGGTTAAGCGGAGCTCCATCGAGATGGAGCAACGACGCGTGACGGCAGCAGCGGCTTACGACCGTGCAAAGCTGCGCGTCGCGCAGCTGGAGTCTGAGTTGAAAATCCAGCCAACGCTCACGAAGAGCGCGATCTCTCAAGCAGAGGCCTCGTACAAGTCGGCCCTGCAGGCACGCGACGAACTCGTCAAGGTACGCCAACCGAATGAGCGCGCTGCCGTTGAATCGGCACTCCAAGACGCCATGGCCAGCCGGGACAATGCCCAGAGCGAGCTAGCCCGTCGCAAGACGCAGTACGACAAAGGGTACATCAGCCTCCGCGATTACCAGGACGCACAGCTGAACGAGTCGCTGTCGCAGAACAAAGTGGTGAACGCCCAGGCACGATATGATCGACTCAAGCAAGAGGAGCAGCTTGCGCTAGCCCGTGCCGAAGAGACCATCAAGCAGAGCCGAGCCGAGCTTGATCGCGCCAACGCGAATCGCATTCAAGATTCCACCAAGCGTCAGGACTACCAGACCGCCCTTGCGAGCCTGCGCGATGCACAGGCGGCGCTGCGTGACCCCGAAGCCATGGCTCAGAGCGTACGGCAGTCGCAGGCGACCGCCGAGCAAATCCAGAATTCCCTCCGCGAGTCACAGCGACTCCTCGGCGAGACCGAGATTCGCAGCCCCATCGACGGGATCGTTACGAAAAAGCTGGTGCAAGAGGGCGAACTCGTCACCAGCATCGGCGGTTTCAGTAGCGGCAGCCCGATCGTCAAAATCGAAGATCGGCACCAGATGCTGGTTCGACTCGACATCAATGAGATCGACGTCGCGCGACTGAAGCTGAAGATGGGTGCAAAGATCACCGTGGACGCGGTCCCAAACAGTGAGTTCACCGGCGTCGTGACCAAACTCGCCCCAACGAGCAACGATCCAGCGGCTGGAGCAAGCAGCGCCGTCGTGAAGTACAAGGTCGAGATCACATTTGACAAGGTCGATGACCGATTGAAGTCCGGCATGAACGCCAAGTGCACGGTTACAACCCTTGAGCGCAAGAACGTCGTCGTGTGCCCGATCGAGTACGTCGGCAAGGACGACAAGGGACGGTTCGTGATGCTCGCCGCAAAGGATGCCAAGGGCAAACCAGTTCGCAAAGACGTGACCGTGGGTGCCGAGAGCGGTGCCCAACTCGAAGTCCTCTCGGGGCTAAAGGGCGGCGAGTCCCTGGTCAAGCCGGATTACAAGGGCCCCGAACGGCTCGGGGCGTTCTCGGGCGGAGACTGA
- a CDS encoding C39 family peptidase: MLHPLMLVGATAPATAFQSFHVQSDAIVIEQRIKTTSPFDDVVLSLTARAKDQSLVRLEVRAIASGRATKFYSLGEWSEWEPLRRSIDSQGDADGTVYTDTLVLKQPATEFEIRITRQPGTNGELPIVEGFDVSFVNSKSRRPAGKPRISAWDRLIPVVKRNQGDYENGGVLCSPTTLSMLISYWSEEAFAPRWFKDVPEVQAGVYDQVWKGTGNWTFNAAYAASLGLRSYVTRLNNLSELEAWIEAGFPVGCSVSYGFLKGLGQREDNDGHLVALVGFTPSGDAIINDPGRRAQERHIIPRRDFDDAWNTSGRAVYLVYPHGSKVPRVRGAAWDQ, from the coding sequence ATGCTGCACCCGCTCATGCTCGTCGGCGCTACGGCCCCAGCGACCGCATTCCAGTCGTTCCATGTTCAGAGCGACGCGATCGTCATCGAGCAACGAATCAAGACGACAAGCCCGTTTGACGATGTGGTTCTATCGCTGACCGCCCGCGCGAAGGACCAGAGCTTGGTCCGCCTCGAAGTCAGGGCCATCGCGTCCGGCCGCGCGACGAAGTTCTACAGCTTGGGCGAATGGAGCGAGTGGGAACCGCTACGCCGCAGCATCGACAGCCAAGGCGACGCCGACGGGACGGTCTACACCGACACCTTGGTGCTCAAACAACCCGCGACCGAGTTCGAAATCCGTATCACCCGCCAGCCGGGCACGAACGGCGAACTTCCGATCGTGGAGGGATTTGACGTCTCGTTCGTAAACTCCAAGTCCAGGCGTCCGGCCGGGAAGCCGCGCATCTCGGCATGGGATCGGCTCATCCCCGTCGTCAAACGCAATCAGGGCGACTACGAGAATGGCGGCGTCCTGTGCAGCCCGACCACGCTTTCCATGTTGATCAGCTATTGGAGTGAAGAAGCGTTCGCCCCGCGCTGGTTCAAAGACGTCCCCGAAGTGCAGGCTGGCGTCTATGACCAGGTCTGGAAGGGCACGGGCAATTGGACCTTCAACGCCGCCTACGCCGCGTCGCTCGGTCTGCGCAGCTACGTCACCAGACTGAACAACTTGAGTGAGCTCGAAGCTTGGATCGAAGCCGGATTTCCTGTGGGATGCAGCGTCAGCTACGGATTCTTGAAGGGGCTCGGACAGCGCGAGGACAACGATGGCCATCTGGTCGCGCTGGTCGGATTCACCCCCAGTGGAGATGCGATTATCAATGACCCGGGCCGCCGCGCGCAAGAGCGCCACATCATCCCGCGTCGCGACTTCGATGACGCCTGGAACACCAGCGGACGCGCCGTGTACCTGGTCTATCCGCACGGTTCGAAAGTGCCTCGGGTCCGCGGAGCGGCCTGGGATCAGTAG
- a CDS encoding MFS transporter — translation MRSANSKRASTVLVIAAAALGYFVDVYDLWLYSILRKSSLQALGFQTDAQIKALGEALLNWQMGGFVLGAIFFGILADKRGRLTVLFGSILLYSAANIANGFVHSIPQYAACRFVAGIGLAGELGAGIALVSELVSKEHRGWATTLVATVGVAGSVAAAMFGKMFDWRISYWIGGGMGLALLLLRIGVYESGMFAKLAERDDVRRGDLLGLVSSWEQFKRYLATIFCGLPVWYFAGLFMVFSPELQKGLGIDPARSAPEIIMISAIGLTVGDVLFGGLSQVWKSRRWAFISAFALMTVAIATIILVARDATLFYWLMFIAGVGAGYWAVFVTTAGEVFGTNLRGTVAITAPSFVRGMVIPLTMLRNALTPNMGFIGSTVALGIGVLVLGVLAVWKLPETYARDLDFYETIADQTPA, via the coding sequence ATGCGTAGCGCTAACTCCAAGCGAGCGAGCACCGTCTTGGTGATCGCCGCCGCCGCACTCGGCTACTTTGTCGACGTGTACGACCTGTGGCTGTACTCGATCTTGCGGAAGTCGAGCCTTCAGGCGTTGGGGTTCCAGACGGATGCTCAGATCAAAGCGCTTGGCGAGGCACTGCTCAACTGGCAGATGGGTGGGTTCGTTCTCGGCGCGATCTTCTTCGGGATTCTCGCAGATAAGCGCGGACGGCTGACCGTGCTTTTTGGATCCATCCTCCTGTACTCAGCTGCCAACATCGCGAACGGGTTTGTCCACTCGATTCCTCAGTACGCAGCATGCCGATTCGTTGCCGGCATCGGTTTGGCGGGTGAGTTGGGCGCAGGCATCGCGCTCGTGAGCGAACTCGTCAGCAAAGAGCATCGTGGTTGGGCCACAACGCTCGTCGCTACCGTGGGCGTCGCGGGCTCGGTCGCCGCGGCGATGTTCGGCAAGATGTTTGATTGGCGAATCAGCTACTGGATCGGCGGAGGTATGGGGCTCGCGCTGCTACTCCTACGCATCGGCGTCTACGAATCGGGCATGTTCGCCAAGCTCGCAGAGCGCGATGATGTGCGACGGGGCGACCTCTTGGGGTTGGTATCGAGTTGGGAACAGTTCAAGCGGTACTTGGCAACGATTTTTTGCGGCCTGCCGGTTTGGTACTTCGCCGGGCTGTTCATGGTCTTCAGTCCCGAGCTGCAGAAAGGGCTCGGCATCGATCCCGCCCGAAGTGCCCCTGAGATCATCATGATCTCGGCGATTGGCCTGACCGTCGGAGACGTTCTCTTCGGCGGTCTGAGCCAAGTTTGGAAGAGCCGCCGCTGGGCGTTCATTTCTGCCTTTGCGTTGATGACGGTCGCCATCGCCACGATCATCCTCGTCGCTCGGGATGCGACCCTGTTCTACTGGCTTATGTTCATCGCCGGAGTGGGGGCAGGCTACTGGGCGGTGTTCGTGACTACGGCGGGTGAGGTCTTTGGCACGAACCTCCGCGGCACCGTCGCTATCACCGCTCCTAGTTTCGTGCGGGGCATGGTAATCCCGCTCACCATGCTGCGCAACGCACTCACGCCGAACATGGGGTTCATCGGATCGACGGTGGCGCTCGGAATTGGGGTGCTGGTGCTGGGAGTACTCGCAGTGTGGAAGCTCCCGGAGACCTATGCTCGCGATCTCGACTTCTACGAAACCATTGCAGATCAGACTCCGGCGTAA
- the corA gene encoding magnesium/cobalt transporter CorA: protein MLGELHHGDGYEYQASCRLHGDGCKPVVPEDIDKMVATPGAVVWINLVVSDPERARADLTALFGLDASAIDHVLVNEVSTFQESEGDLFLCVRKVSTEALPERYQAIGVRLTNELMITISGRRSKSLDRWFERWHQYPEQVGDRPSQLLANLIDEVVDDYYPVLDRLEDDIDAMETRIFSDEPPSSQEMLVFKRRMLDLRRNATPLRDIVNSLLRRDITTIPMDDKPLFQDLYDHALRLIERVDMNRDLLGDLLDARLGVISNNMNQIMKVLTVVSTILMSISLISGIYGMNFDSMPELHWRYGYPLVLGSMAVIVAFELWIFRRIGWL, encoded by the coding sequence GTGTTAGGCGAGCTTCACCACGGCGACGGGTACGAGTACCAAGCGAGTTGCAGGCTTCATGGCGACGGCTGCAAACCGGTGGTCCCAGAAGACATCGACAAAATGGTCGCGACGCCGGGGGCGGTGGTGTGGATCAATCTTGTGGTGTCCGATCCCGAGCGCGCACGCGCCGATCTAACCGCACTCTTCGGACTCGATGCCTCCGCGATCGACCACGTCCTGGTAAACGAGGTCTCGACCTTTCAAGAGTCTGAGGGGGACTTGTTCCTGTGTGTCCGCAAGGTGAGCACCGAGGCATTGCCCGAGCGTTACCAAGCCATCGGGGTCCGGCTGACCAATGAACTCATGATCACGATCAGCGGTCGCCGGTCAAAGTCGCTTGATCGCTGGTTCGAGCGCTGGCACCAGTATCCTGAGCAAGTAGGGGATCGTCCCTCTCAACTCTTGGCTAATCTGATCGACGAAGTCGTCGACGACTACTATCCCGTGCTGGACCGACTCGAAGACGACATTGACGCGATGGAGACGCGAATCTTTTCGGACGAACCTCCTAGCAGCCAAGAGATGCTCGTCTTCAAGCGCAGAATGCTCGACCTCAGGCGGAACGCGACACCGCTGCGAGATATCGTCAACTCGCTCTTGCGCAGGGATATCACGACGATCCCCATGGACGACAAGCCGCTCTTTCAAGATCTGTACGACCACGCACTTCGTCTGATCGAGCGAGTAGACATGAACCGCGATCTGCTCGGAGATCTGCTCGACGCTCGGCTTGGCGTGATCTCGAATAACATGAACCAAATCATGAAGGTGCTCACGGTGGTGAGTACGATCCTCATGTCGATCTCGCTCATCAGCGGCATCTACGGGATGAATTTCGACTCGATGCCCGAGCTCCACTGGCGGTATGGGTATCCACTCGTTCTCGGGAGCATGGCCGTGATCGTGGCCTTCGAACTGTGGATCTTTCGCCGGATCGGTTGGCTGTAG
- a CDS encoding S9 family peptidase produces MVTSILAALAVGSTSLAPTNKNINFDDLFPRQSWFGKMPQNMSWSEDGRYLTYTWNAYEEPVADLWLYDAKEGKARRLTSMEIMQPFDKDIPQAMVRYRQEKVEQDKLLTLGDAEWRDALQKRKEEAEARARRGDRQPSYGAFSPTAWSKTSDEFMFTYKGDLYRWKVADKLPTRITKTRDQEAQPVYSEKPGTFYFRRDDGIYRARFDSVAIEQLNPELPNNMSVGGYALSPDETKVALEAGRPLPGGRQVDYITYRDRFAQAQRTQRDVADDPFRFENYVYVVDLGPSSDEKPWEVFAYKGGDDLMVMSMDGKPWSADSKKLVFSTYSRNTKDVKFQVADTGTKKVATVYQTKQDGEENTAGMVSPFYIPDGRVIAMLENSGYRHAWIVDPISQGAQQLTTGDFEVIPVGLSKDGKTLFVRSSSVNPANGRLEKVDVATGKVTPLAAEVARYSAMSLSLDGGSVAMIRATWNQPRELVVRKTEEGAAEKVLTKSHRDGFAEKYNKLQPSLFDFKNRNGQTVHGYVMLPPGMKPGEKRPLFMYVYGGPLGTDNSVQNGDFNSTAYAFAQYLTLELGYITATVDPRGSSGYGAAFGKANFNNPGVPQVEDLSDAVKYLDATYGVDRERVGINGWSFGGFQTQMCLYTAPDVFTLGIAGAGPTQWQNYNNWYTGNTITRSPIGDPKPADAFSLTKMVKGLRSPLFLLHGMEDTNVLFQDTVKVYQELLRAGKGPLVELGLDPTGGHGMGGDMSNRDRHLMYLAFILKHWERK; encoded by the coding sequence ATGGTGACCTCCATCCTCGCCGCCTTGGCCGTCGGCTCAACGAGCCTCGCCCCCACCAACAAGAACATCAACTTTGACGACCTTTTTCCGCGCCAATCGTGGTTCGGGAAGATGCCGCAGAACATGTCGTGGTCGGAAGACGGCCGCTACTTGACCTACACCTGGAATGCTTACGAAGAGCCCGTGGCCGACCTGTGGCTGTACGACGCCAAGGAGGGAAAGGCTCGTCGCCTGACCTCGATGGAGATCATGCAGCCGTTCGACAAGGACATCCCGCAAGCGATGGTGCGGTACCGACAGGAGAAGGTCGAGCAGGACAAACTGCTGACGCTCGGGGACGCTGAGTGGCGCGACGCCCTCCAGAAGCGCAAAGAGGAAGCCGAAGCCCGCGCGCGTCGCGGCGATCGGCAGCCGAGCTACGGTGCCTTCTCCCCGACGGCTTGGTCCAAGACGAGCGACGAGTTCATGTTCACCTACAAAGGGGACTTGTACCGTTGGAAGGTTGCCGACAAGCTTCCGACCCGTATCACGAAGACTCGCGATCAGGAAGCGCAGCCGGTGTACAGTGAGAAGCCGGGCACCTTCTACTTCCGCCGGGACGACGGCATCTACCGCGCGAGGTTCGACAGCGTCGCCATCGAGCAGCTCAATCCAGAACTCCCGAACAACATGAGCGTGGGCGGCTACGCACTCTCGCCCGACGAAACCAAGGTCGCCCTTGAGGCCGGTAGACCGCTTCCCGGCGGACGTCAGGTGGACTACATCACCTATCGCGATCGATTTGCGCAGGCGCAGCGGACCCAGCGCGATGTGGCGGACGATCCGTTCCGATTTGAGAATTACGTGTACGTAGTCGATCTGGGGCCGAGTTCAGACGAGAAGCCATGGGAGGTATTCGCCTACAAGGGTGGGGACGACCTTATGGTGATGAGCATGGACGGCAAGCCCTGGAGCGCAGACTCGAAGAAGCTCGTCTTCTCGACTTACTCCCGGAACACGAAGGATGTGAAGTTCCAAGTCGCGGACACCGGCACCAAGAAGGTCGCCACGGTCTACCAGACCAAGCAGGACGGAGAGGAGAACACCGCGGGGATGGTGAGTCCGTTCTACATTCCTGACGGGCGGGTCATCGCGATGTTGGAGAACAGCGGGTACCGGCACGCGTGGATCGTCGATCCCATCAGCCAGGGAGCACAGCAGCTCACCACCGGCGATTTTGAAGTCATTCCTGTGGGGCTCTCCAAGGACGGCAAGACGCTCTTCGTCCGTTCTTCGAGCGTCAATCCCGCAAACGGGCGGTTGGAGAAGGTCGATGTTGCGACGGGAAAGGTGACCCCGCTGGCAGCCGAAGTCGCACGCTACAGCGCCATGAGCCTTTCACTGGATGGCGGCAGCGTGGCCATGATCCGCGCAACTTGGAATCAGCCTCGCGAACTCGTGGTGCGAAAGACCGAGGAAGGTGCAGCCGAAAAGGTACTCACCAAGAGTCACCGTGACGGGTTCGCCGAGAAGTACAACAAGCTCCAGCCGTCCCTGTTCGATTTCAAGAATCGCAACGGGCAAACGGTACACGGCTATGTGATGCTTCCGCCAGGAATGAAGCCGGGCGAGAAGCGACCTCTGTTCATGTATGTGTACGGCGGTCCACTCGGGACCGACAACTCGGTGCAGAATGGCGACTTCAACTCGACTGCTTACGCGTTTGCGCAGTACCTGACCCTGGAGTTGGGCTATATCACGGCGACGGTCGATCCGCGCGGCTCCTCGGGCTACGGGGCGGCCTTTGGCAAGGCCAACTTCAACAATCCAGGCGTGCCCCAAGTCGAAGACCTCTCGGACGCGGTGAAGTACCTGGACGCCACCTACGGTGTGGATCGCGAACGGGTCGGGATCAATGGTTGGTCCTTCGGCGGCTTCCAGACCCAAATGTGCCTCTATACGGCTCCTGACGTGTTCACGCTGGGCATCGCCGGTGCTGGCCCCACCCAGTGGCAAAACTACAACAACTGGTACACAGGCAACACCATAACTCGGAGCCCCATTGGCGATCCAAAGCCCGCCGACGCGTTCTCTTTGACAAAGATGGTGAAGGGGCTGCGCTCGCCGCTGTTCCTGCTGCACGGCATGGAGGACACCAACGTCCTCTTCCAGGATACGGTGAAGGTCTATCAGGAGCTTCTGCGTGCAGGGAAGGGACCTCTGGTTGAGCTGGGCCTTGACCCGACGGGTGGCCACGGCATGGGAGGCGACATGAGTAATCGTGATCGGCACCTGATGTACCTCGCCTTCATTCTCAAGCACTGGGAGCGGAAGTAA